A genome region from Methylobacterium sp. FF17 includes the following:
- a CDS encoding M48 family metalloprotease, with protein MPLRLRSVTHLIAATVLLPLGILLLGLWEQERAGADWADLAAEREHLTRIVADLEARAPPDGRPDFRMQFRRNGKGYGGPLALVQARAARDEVAILTTIMDWRRLLPPVVVAAGGGAALLSILVLLTGAALGRLGRASRDALVAGFSWMRRLLPPVLTLQVLFTTAGFVAAVVFEAGLLARPGLGGGEIKMLFVAVVAIGAVLVAAGATVLGLRRALSAFEPDPLSIFGRVVSPAEAPGLWRLTEGLADRLGALKPEAVVVGLTGGFFVSAGPAVVEPGGAPLTGRIFYLPLPYLALLRGDEVAAIIGHELAHYAGGDTVYSQRFLPIYAGVGRSLDAVAQGHAGSFGLLGPSLRLGVFVMENFHLAVRHWSRTREFAADAAGAGPASVDAAARALLRTGAVAPRIAETLDAAAEAPASAPADLVAASLDHAIARGLDDPATHLEAEQAHPTDTHPPTRERVAALGRTLNAELLAAAAAVPPPHALGQLAAYFADPAGLCRAATHDFLDAVRAHDAAFRAHLEATVAEIGTEARVLRESTRPGAIALLVASGFFIGVALLWLAAGLPGLSASQAGAVMGVALACGAVLGGIGGFRLWRGERTTMILSPDYVAVPGLDRPIPWDSIADLDMTTRQNGVVTRLLLPPEAPFPQRVPGGRKVKLDAGRRIVTITAGLPYRMSVQDFAGLIGRYRQAAQARRVLAETAAASESSQTPAIP; from the coding sequence ATGCCCTTGCGCTTGCGTTCCGTCACGCACCTGATCGCCGCCACCGTCCTCCTGCCCTTGGGCATCCTGCTCCTCGGCCTGTGGGAGCAGGAGCGGGCCGGCGCCGATTGGGCCGACCTCGCCGCCGAGCGGGAGCACCTGACCCGGATCGTCGCGGATCTGGAGGCGCGGGCGCCGCCGGACGGGCGCCCCGATTTCCGGATGCAGTTCCGCCGCAACGGCAAGGGTTATGGCGGTCCACTCGCCCTGGTTCAGGCCCGGGCGGCTCGGGACGAGGTCGCGATCCTGACGACGATCATGGACTGGCGCCGCCTGCTCCCGCCCGTGGTCGTCGCGGCCGGGGGGGGCGCCGCACTCCTGTCGATCCTCGTGCTCCTCACCGGCGCCGCTCTCGGGCGGCTGGGGCGGGCCTCGCGCGACGCGCTGGTGGCCGGTTTCTCGTGGATGCGCCGCCTGCTGCCGCCGGTGCTCACCCTCCAGGTGCTCTTTACCACGGCGGGCTTTGTCGCCGCCGTGGTCTTCGAGGCCGGGTTGCTGGCACGGCCCGGGCTGGGCGGCGGCGAGATCAAGATGCTGTTCGTGGCCGTCGTCGCCATCGGGGCGGTCCTGGTCGCGGCGGGCGCCACAGTGCTCGGCCTGCGCCGGGCGCTCTCCGCCTTCGAGCCCGACCCCCTGTCGATCTTCGGCCGGGTCGTCTCGCCCGCCGAGGCGCCGGGCCTGTGGCGGCTCACCGAGGGGCTGGCCGACCGGCTCGGGGCGCTGAAGCCGGAGGCCGTGGTGGTCGGCCTTACCGGAGGCTTCTTCGTCAGCGCCGGCCCGGCCGTGGTCGAGCCCGGCGGCGCGCCGCTGACGGGCCGGATCTTCTACCTGCCGCTGCCCTACCTCGCCCTGCTGCGGGGCGACGAGGTGGCGGCGATTATCGGCCACGAACTCGCCCACTATGCCGGCGGCGACACCGTTTACAGCCAGCGCTTCCTGCCGATCTACGCCGGCGTCGGCCGCTCCCTCGACGCGGTGGCGCAGGGGCATGCCGGGTCCTTCGGGCTCCTCGGCCCGTCCTTGCGCCTCGGCGTCTTCGTCATGGAGAACTTCCACCTCGCCGTGCGTCACTGGAGCCGGACCCGCGAGTTCGCGGCCGATGCGGCAGGCGCTGGCCCGGCCTCCGTGGACGCCGCCGCGCGGGCGCTCCTGCGCACGGGGGCGGTGGCCCCCCGCATCGCCGAGACCTTGGACGCCGCCGCCGAGGCGCCCGCGTCCGCCCCCGCCGACCTCGTGGCGGCGAGCCTCGACCACGCCATCGCGCGCGGCCTCGACGATCCGGCGACGCATCTCGAAGCAGAGCAGGCCCACCCCACCGACACCCATCCGCCGACCCGCGAGCGCGTGGCGGCCCTCGGCCGGACCCTCAACGCCGAACTCCTGGCCGCCGCCGCCGCCGTGCCGCCCCCGCACGCGCTCGGCCAGCTCGCGGCCTACTTCGCCGATCCCGCCGGCCTTTGCCGCGCGGCGACGCACGACTTCCTCGACGCCGTGCGGGCCCACGACGCGGCGTTCCGCGCGCACCTGGAGGCGACGGTGGCGGAGATCGGCACCGAGGCGCGGGTGCTGCGCGAAAGCACCCGCCCGGGGGCCATCGCCCTCCTGGTGGCCAGCGGCTTCTTCATCGGGGTCGCCCTCCTGTGGCTCGCCGCCGGCCTGCCCGGCCTGTCCGCCAGCCAGGCGGGGGCCGTTATGGGGGTGGCGCTGGCCTGCGGGGCGGTCCTCGGCGGCATCGGCGGTTTCCGGCTGTGGCGGGGCGAGCGCACGACGATGATCCTGAGCCCCGATTACGTGGCGGTGCCCGGCCTCGACCGGCCGATCCCCTGGGACAGCATCGCCGACCTCGACATGACGACCCGGCAGAACGGCGTCGTCACCCGCCTGCTGCTGCCGCCGGAGGCGCCGTTCCCGCAACGGGTGCCGGGCGGCCGCAAGGTGAAGCTCGATGCGGGCCGGCGTATCGTCACCATCACGGCGGGCCTGCCGTACCGGATGTCGGTACAGGACTTCGCCGGCCTCATCGGCCGTTACCGGCAGGCGGCGCAGGCGCGCCGTGTCCTGGCCGAGACCGCGGCGGCCTCCGAATCCTCCCAGACTCCCGCGATCCCGTGA
- a CDS encoding Rrf2 family transcriptional regulator → MRRDSRLSGVLHVLLHMAEFETPVTSERLAMVMQTNPVVVRRIMGGLRDLSLVTSEKGHGGGWSLSCDLDRITLHDVYLALGAPEIFAMGHRNAFPACLVEQAVNAALATAFEDAERLLLARLGDVTLGQLSVDFHARLSKRETNRKEARPDGA, encoded by the coding sequence ATGAGGCGGGACAGCCGATTGTCGGGCGTGCTCCACGTCCTCCTTCACATGGCCGAGTTCGAGACGCCGGTGACATCCGAGCGGCTCGCCATGGTGATGCAGACCAATCCGGTCGTGGTTCGTCGCATCATGGGCGGCTTGCGCGACCTCAGCCTCGTAACATCAGAAAAGGGACACGGAGGAGGATGGAGCCTCTCCTGTGACCTCGACCGCATCACCCTGCACGATGTCTATCTTGCCCTTGGAGCGCCCGAGATCTTCGCGATGGGGCATCGCAACGCATTCCCGGCGTGCCTTGTCGAGCAGGCCGTAAACGCAGCGCTCGCGACCGCCTTCGAGGACGCCGAGCGCTTGCTGCTCGCGCGCCTAGGCGACGTGACCCTCGGGCAGCTCAGCGTCGATTTCCATGCCCGGCTTTCGAAGCGTGAAACCAACCGAAAGGAAGCCCGTCCCGATGGCGCGTAG
- a CDS encoding class I SAM-dependent methyltransferase, with protein MARSGQDQPLDFIAVFDDPAAAAKYHEGPRRFVPGFEALHRMTAILLAEGTRHDAHVLVLGTGGGLELRALAEAQPEWTFVGVDPAKEMLLQAERTLGPLMERVTLVQGYIDDAPAGPFDAATCLLTLHFLEGVERQATVRSIHQRLRSRAPFVAAHTSFPQEQGERERWLGRYEAYALASGAEPETARKARLAVDASLPALSPGDDAAILREGGFTDVALFYAAFTWRGWIARA; from the coding sequence ATGGCGCGTAGCGGCCAAGACCAGCCCCTTGATTTCATCGCTGTCTTCGACGATCCGGCGGCCGCCGCGAAGTACCACGAAGGACCACGCCGCTTCGTTCCCGGCTTCGAGGCCCTTCATAGAATGACCGCCATCCTCCTCGCCGAGGGAACCCGACATGACGCACATGTCCTGGTGCTCGGCACCGGCGGTGGCTTGGAGCTACGGGCCCTTGCCGAGGCCCAACCGGAATGGACCTTCGTCGGCGTCGATCCCGCGAAGGAGATGCTTCTGCAGGCCGAGCGGACGCTCGGTCCCCTGATGGAACGGGTGACCCTGGTCCAGGGCTACATCGACGACGCCCCGGCCGGTCCCTTTGATGCGGCCACCTGCCTTCTCACGCTCCACTTCCTCGAAGGCGTCGAACGGCAGGCAACGGTTCGGAGTATCCATCAGCGGCTGAGGTCGCGCGCTCCGTTCGTCGCCGCGCACACGAGCTTTCCGCAGGAGCAGGGTGAGCGGGAGCGCTGGTTGGGTCGCTACGAAGCGTACGCGCTCGCATCGGGGGCCGAACCGGAAACGGCACGGAAGGCTCGCTTGGCCGTCGATGCGAGCCTGCCTGCCCTGAGCCCCGGGGACGATGCCGCCATCCTAAGGGAAGGTGGTTTCACGGACGTTGCCCTGTTCTACGCCGCCTTCACCTGGCGGGGCTGGATCGCGCGGGCGTAG
- a CDS encoding DUF1289 domain-containing protein: MELCSSKQVRGDPPSRLGSLGKVKAPTMKDDPCIGLCQFDGKTGWCLGCGRTLPEVRAWRKMTPYRRTALARELPRRMQQVTDSASAAEPSRRRARAP, encoded by the coding sequence ATGGAGCTTTGCTCATCGAAGCAGGTGCGGGGCGACCCGCCGTCGAGACTTGGTTCCCTCGGCAAGGTGAAGGCACCGACCATGAAGGATGATCCATGCATCGGTCTCTGTCAGTTCGATGGGAAGACCGGGTGGTGCCTGGGCTGCGGTCGTACGCTTCCGGAGGTGAGGGCTTGGCGTAAGATGACGCCGTACCGCCGCACGGCCCTCGCTCGCGAACTTCCGCGCCGGATGCAGCAGGTGACCGACTCCGCATCCGCGGCCGAGCCAAGCCGAAGGCGCGCCCGGGCCCCTTAG
- a CDS encoding Fur family transcriptional regulator: MMDETTAARTVRRAVDSCYARGLNLTPLRRRVLEVVASAPTPVSAIAIAERLSDPTRHLAPQAVYPTLDFLMEAALVRHVGLRKAYVCCDPQTAGDCAILLVCTACDCVSEIAAEPLRACINRTASLRRFVSGRRPMEIEGLCSACQG; this comes from the coding sequence ATGATGGACGAGACGACGGCGGCCAGGACCGTCAGGAGAGCAGTCGATAGCTGCTACGCACGCGGCCTCAACCTCACGCCGCTGCGGCGCCGGGTCCTGGAGGTCGTTGCCTCAGCCCCCACGCCGGTGTCAGCCATCGCAATCGCCGAGCGGCTCTCTGATCCGACCAGACACCTCGCTCCACAGGCGGTGTACCCGACGCTGGACTTCCTGATGGAAGCGGCGCTCGTGCGACACGTCGGTCTGCGCAAGGCCTACGTCTGCTGTGATCCGCAAACCGCCGGCGATTGCGCCATCCTCCTCGTCTGTACGGCCTGCGATTGCGTGAGTGAGATCGCCGCCGAGCCGCTCCGAGCCTGCATCAATCGAACAGCGTCCCTGCGAAGGTTCGTTTCCGGGAGACGCCCGATGGAAATCGAAGGGCTTTGCTCGGCCTGTCAGGGATGA
- a CDS encoding TonB-dependent receptor yields the protein MSLTLRARLAAGTTLASLSLLLPAGTATAQQSVALEELSVTSPSPIQPVRGSGGASSGSGATFPVGVLPVVTNTFSPVTVVTQQQIAREQPRTLGDALFDRPGISSSTYAPGAASRPIIRGLDNARVRIQENGVINNGVSDLGEDHTVPVNPLVSDRIEVIRGPATLRYGSGAIGGVVSAENNRVPTFIPANGVSGQVTTGFSSVDNGRLGAATVDAGKDGIAVHADGFKTATDSYAIPGGIQRNSATESQGGSVGISAIGDRGFIGISFSHYDALYQIPGGEAAESRTRLDPRQDRVVARGEYRPLDGPLEVIRFWAGGSVYRHDEIGIGEDGIDGIQATFKSREVEGRIEAQHVPVFTPLGTLTGALGVQSGRRVLNTQGESFLPPTESRFNAVYLFEQLEVGGGLRFQAAGRIEGARSSSTAVQFPSDYLPIEGQDPVSFGLKRRFAPKSASFGALQDLPYGFVASVNGSYVERAPTAYELFSQGPHDATETFEIGDPRLKLERARTVEMSIRRAQGPLRLDATGYYTRYTGFIYKRDTGNRCGDDFASCGSGDELRQIVYSQQNATFYGAEIAAQLDVIPVGNGWAGIEAQYDFVRAQFDDGSYVPRIPPHRLGGGVFLATDGWFARVNLLHAFDHVEIAPFETFTPGWNDLRAEVSYTKAVDPAIYGASEFTLGLQGRNLLDDDIRNSASFKKDEILLPGRNVRLFLTARF from the coding sequence ATGTCGCTCACGCTTCGCGCTCGGCTCGCAGCCGGTACAACCCTGGCCTCGCTGTCTTTGCTTCTTCCGGCAGGCACCGCGACGGCCCAGCAGTCCGTGGCCCTGGAGGAGCTCAGCGTCACCTCGCCGAGCCCCATCCAGCCCGTTCGCGGGAGCGGTGGCGCATCGTCCGGGTCCGGCGCCACGTTCCCCGTAGGCGTGCTCCCGGTGGTGACCAACACCTTCTCGCCGGTCACCGTGGTGACGCAGCAGCAGATCGCGCGCGAGCAGCCACGCACCCTCGGGGACGCCCTGTTCGACCGCCCCGGCATTTCCTCCTCGACCTACGCGCCGGGGGCGGCCAGCCGGCCGATCATCCGCGGCCTCGACAATGCCCGCGTGCGCATCCAGGAGAACGGCGTCATCAACAATGGCGTGTCGGACCTGGGCGAGGACCACACCGTCCCGGTCAATCCGCTGGTGAGCGACCGCATCGAGGTGATCCGCGGACCCGCCACTCTGCGCTACGGCTCGGGCGCCATCGGCGGCGTCGTCTCCGCGGAGAACAACCGGGTTCCGACCTTCATCCCGGCGAACGGCGTCTCCGGACAGGTCACGACGGGCTTCTCCAGCGTCGATAACGGGCGGCTCGGCGCCGCGACGGTCGACGCCGGCAAGGACGGCATCGCGGTCCACGCCGACGGCTTCAAGACCGCCACTGACAGCTACGCCATTCCGGGCGGCATCCAGCGCAACTCGGCCACCGAGTCGCAAGGCGGCTCGGTCGGCATCTCGGCCATCGGCGACCGCGGCTTCATCGGCATCTCCTTCAGCCACTACGATGCGCTCTACCAGATCCCCGGCGGCGAGGCGGCCGAGAGCCGGACCCGCCTCGACCCGCGCCAGGACCGGGTTGTCGCCCGCGGCGAGTACCGTCCGCTGGACGGCCCTCTGGAGGTGATCCGCTTCTGGGCCGGCGGCTCGGTCTACCGGCACGACGAGATCGGCATCGGCGAGGACGGCATCGACGGCATCCAGGCGACCTTCAAGAGCCGGGAGGTCGAGGGGCGCATCGAGGCCCAGCACGTCCCGGTCTTCACCCCCCTCGGCACGCTGACGGGCGCCCTTGGCGTGCAGAGCGGCCGACGCGTGCTCAACACCCAGGGCGAGAGCTTCCTGCCGCCGACCGAGTCGCGCTTCAACGCCGTCTACCTCTTCGAGCAGCTGGAGGTGGGAGGAGGACTTCGCTTCCAGGCGGCCGGACGCATCGAGGGCGCGCGCTCATCGAGCACGGCGGTACAGTTTCCGAGCGACTACCTGCCCATCGAAGGCCAGGACCCGGTCTCATTCGGCCTGAAACGCCGGTTCGCCCCGAAGAGCGCCAGTTTCGGCGCCCTGCAGGACCTGCCCTACGGGTTCGTTGCCAGCGTGAACGGGTCCTACGTGGAGCGGGCCCCCACGGCCTATGAGTTGTTCTCACAGGGGCCGCACGACGCCACCGAGACCTTCGAGATCGGTGATCCCCGCCTGAAGCTGGAGCGGGCCCGCACGGTTGAGATGAGCATCCGCCGGGCGCAGGGGCCGCTGCGCCTCGACGCGACGGGCTACTACACCCGCTACACCGGCTTCATCTACAAGCGCGACACGGGCAACCGCTGCGGCGACGACTTCGCCTCCTGCGGCAGCGGCGATGAGCTGCGCCAGATCGTCTATTCGCAGCAGAACGCCACCTTTTACGGTGCGGAGATCGCCGCGCAGCTCGACGTGATCCCGGTGGGCAACGGTTGGGCCGGCATCGAGGCGCAGTACGACTTCGTCCGGGCGCAGTTCGATGACGGCTCCTACGTGCCGCGCATCCCGCCCCATCGCCTCGGCGGCGGTGTGTTCCTGGCGACCGATGGCTGGTTCGCCCGGGTGAACCTGCTGCACGCTTTCGACCATGTCGAGATCGCGCCGTTCGAGACGTTCACGCCTGGCTGGAACGACCTGCGCGCCGAGGTGAGCTACACCAAGGCCGTCGATCCGGCGATCTACGGTGCGAGCGAGTTCACGCTCGGCCTGCAGGGGCGCAACCTCCTGGACGACGACATCCGCAACTCGGCCTCGTTCAAGAAGGATGAGATCCTGCTGCCTGGCCGCAACGTGCGCCTGTTCTTGACGGCGCGCTTCTAA
- a CDS encoding metallothionein — protein sequence MTSVDVEMVKCACQDCVCVVSLTKAVKRDEKAYCCDECADGHKGHAGCNHAGCACHG from the coding sequence ATGACCAGCGTCGATGTCGAGATGGTGAAGTGCGCCTGCCAGGATTGTGTCTGCGTAGTCTCGCTGACCAAGGCGGTGAAGCGCGACGAGAAGGCTTATTGCTGTGACGAGTGCGCCGACGGGCACAAGGGGCATGCCGGCTGCAACCATGCCGGCTGCGCCTGCCACGGTTGA
- a CDS encoding ArsR/SmtB family transcription factor: MQHLSQDQVRDIAEVFKLLGEPNRLRIVLACLDEPMEVGALGARLSLSQSLTSHHLRLLRTARLLRATRHGRHVAYAIDDDHVRDVLRNMVAHFTEPHEHSHAPCTNDGGDQTGFEGENP; the protein is encoded by the coding sequence GTGCAGCATCTCTCGCAGGATCAGGTCAGGGACATCGCCGAGGTTTTCAAGCTGCTCGGCGAGCCGAACCGTTTGCGGATCGTGCTTGCTTGCCTGGACGAGCCCATGGAGGTGGGTGCGCTCGGTGCACGCTTGAGCCTCTCTCAGTCGCTGACCTCGCATCACCTTCGTCTCCTGCGGACCGCGCGCCTATTGCGTGCGACTCGCCATGGACGTCACGTGGCCTATGCGATTGACGACGACCACGTCCGTGACGTGCTGCGGAACATGGTCGCTCACTTCACCGAGCCGCACGAGCATTCCCACGCCCCCTGCACCAATGACGGTGGGGATCAAACCGGATTTGAAGGAGAGAACCCATGA
- a CDS encoding IS5 family transposase yields MTSSRRSYPSDVSDDEWALVAPYLTLLREDARQREHSLREVFNGLRYVVKTGAPWRWMPNDLPPWEAVYQQAQRWLAAGCFEQLADDLRALLRLASGRSPEPSAAILDSRTLRSTPESGERAGYDGAKRKKGSKVHLAVDTLGHLLALHVTPADADDRAQVGRLAQAVQAATGDSIDLAYVDQGYTGEKPAQSAREHGIELEVVRLPEAKRGFVLLPRRWVVERSFAWATRFRRLVKDYERYPSTLADLHIVAFVCLMLKQAAQLAASS; encoded by the coding sequence ATGACCTCTTCGCGCAGATCCTACCCATCCGATGTCTCCGATGATGAGTGGGCGCTGGTCGCCCCTTACCTGACGCTGCTGCGCGAGGATGCGAGACAGCGCGAGCATAGCTTGCGCGAGGTGTTCAACGGCCTGCGCTACGTCGTGAAGACAGGCGCACCGTGGCGGTGGATGCCCAATGACCTGCCACCCTGGGAAGCCGTCTATCAGCAGGCCCAGCGTTGGCTGGCGGCCGGCTGCTTCGAGCAACTGGCTGACGACCTCCGCGCGCTGCTGCGTCTGGCCTCCGGACGTTCGCCTGAGCCCAGCGCGGCGATCCTCGACAGTCGGACCTTGCGTTCGACGCCCGAGAGCGGCGAGCGGGCTGGCTACGATGGCGCCAAGCGCAAGAAGGGCTCGAAAGTCCACCTGGCCGTCGATACGCTCGGCCACCTCCTGGCCCTGCACGTCACGCCCGCCGACGCCGACGATCGCGCCCAGGTCGGGCGTCTGGCGCAAGCCGTGCAGGCCGCCACCGGCGACAGCATCGACCTGGCCTACGTCGACCAGGGGTACACCGGTGAGAAACCGGCCCAGTCCGCCCGCGAGCACGGCATCGAACTGGAGGTCGTCAGACTGCCCGAGGCCAAGCGCGGCTTCGTCCTGCTGCCGCGGCGCTGGGTGGTGGAGCGCTCCTTCGCCTGGGCGACCCGCTTCCGACGCCTCGTCAAGGACTACGAGCGCTATCCCAGTACGCTCGCAGATCTCCACATCGTCGCCTTCGTCTGCCTCATGCTCAAACAAGCCGCTCAACTCGCGGCCAGTTCATAA
- a CDS encoding TIGR02300 family protein has product MCPTTGKKFYDLGKDPVISPYSGEVVPPTVAASLGRGGAPVVARKEAPSEDEDEAEGPELVSLDEVEAEEADKDTDAEGDDALDIEDADDVSEDDTLVVDEDDDDTDSLVEVEPDEDE; this is encoded by the coding sequence ATCTGCCCGACGACGGGCAAGAAGTTCTACGATCTCGGCAAGGACCCCGTCATCTCGCCCTACTCAGGCGAGGTGGTCCCGCCCACGGTCGCGGCGTCGCTTGGCAGGGGGGGCGCTCCGGTCGTCGCGCGCAAGGAAGCCCCGTCCGAGGACGAGGACGAAGCCGAGGGTCCGGAGCTGGTTTCCCTGGACGAGGTCGAAGCCGAGGAGGCCGACAAGGATACCGATGCCGAGGGGGATGACGCCCTGGACATCGAGGACGCCGATGACGTGTCCGAGGATGACACCCTCGTCGTCGACGAGGACGACGACGACACGGACAGCCTCGTCGAGGTCGAGCCGGACGAAGACGAGTAG
- a CDS encoding TonB-dependent receptor family protein, producing the protein MAQAQATGQAVTLEELSIEGQGGGAGQGSGRTAIAPTGAAAPTPLDRPVGEVVTSIGREGVIENRAATTVADVLRNSPGVTVRQGNGPRDIVISIRGNNARSTGVNRNMVVLEDGFPVTQADGTSRFDLTDPRAYGRIDVFRGPQSAFFGNYATGGALNFVTRRGSEINGVEYGVDAGSFGYLNNYATFGGVSGPFEYSLFTSDTRGNGFLSHNAFDTQTINFLGTYTPTPDNRFTLKIINNEVFTNLPGRASLDQFAINPFQRGCATALNAAPGCVTYNLLRNGRNGATVPVTANEGSFLRGDRRTIIGGHWEHDLDAFTTWRTQLVFDDRNINQPFYTTSSRGDFPGFNFLTDLTRRGDLFGLPATGYVALAYNTLNTNQLTYNRAPYGGPRLGALTADQEATQANLGGRARAEVQLSDQWIAVAGISAENTTIKGRNMTYSYTATSTTTTLANVDRSFLNVAPELSLLYRPSEAWQFRGRVATGYSTPTAGNLFITPAGVPGSNTQLQTQENLGFDLGADWTPTENVRLSVTGFYEFFRNELISQSPGAGLLSYTFNAPASEHRGIEVGASWAFAPGWKATAAYTYDDQIYTRYVEQLSAGTRTAQFDRAGNKIPGVPANQLLARVGYDQLTGPLAGLGAYVETVFQDDFFIDNANQLRAPGYTIVNLNLHYATELAGGYAKRLNLFFEARNVFDKTYVASAQNLANSISATTGLQNGASVLSGTTGSVFAGTPRNFVGGMRLSF; encoded by the coding sequence ATGGCGCAGGCCCAGGCCACGGGTCAGGCCGTGACCCTCGAAGAGCTTTCCATCGAGGGCCAGGGCGGCGGCGCCGGTCAGGGGAGTGGCCGGACCGCCATCGCGCCTACCGGTGCCGCCGCACCGACGCCCCTGGACCGTCCCGTCGGCGAGGTCGTCACCAGCATCGGGCGAGAGGGCGTCATCGAGAACCGGGCGGCAACCACCGTCGCCGACGTGCTCCGCAACAGCCCCGGGGTCACCGTCCGCCAGGGCAATGGCCCGCGCGACATCGTCATCTCGATCCGGGGCAACAACGCCCGCTCGACCGGCGTGAACCGCAACATGGTCGTGCTGGAGGACGGCTTTCCCGTCACGCAGGCGGACGGGACTTCGCGCTTCGACCTGACGGACCCCCGCGCCTACGGCCGCATCGACGTGTTCCGGGGACCGCAATCGGCCTTCTTCGGCAACTACGCGACCGGCGGAGCCCTCAACTTCGTCACCCGGCGTGGATCCGAGATCAACGGGGTCGAGTACGGCGTCGACGCCGGCAGCTTCGGCTACCTTAACAACTACGCCACCTTCGGCGGTGTCAGCGGCCCCTTCGAGTACAGCCTGTTCACCAGCGACACGCGCGGCAACGGCTTCCTCAGCCACAATGCCTTCGACACCCAGACCATCAATTTCCTGGGCACCTACACGCCGACTCCGGACAATCGCTTCACGCTCAAGATCATCAACAACGAGGTGTTTACCAACCTCCCCGGACGTGCCTCGCTCGACCAGTTCGCGATCAATCCCTTCCAGCGTGGCTGTGCCACGGCGCTGAACGCCGCCCCCGGCTGCGTGACCTACAACCTCCTCCGCAATGGCCGGAATGGCGCGACCGTGCCGGTCACGGCCAATGAGGGCAGCTTCCTGCGCGGGGACCGTCGCACCATCATTGGCGGCCACTGGGAACACGACCTCGACGCGTTCACGACCTGGCGCACGCAGCTCGTGTTCGATGACCGCAACATCAACCAGCCCTTCTACACGACGTCCTCCCGAGGCGACTTCCCGGGCTTCAACTTCCTCACCGACCTGACCCGGCGCGGTGACCTCTTCGGCCTGCCGGCGACCGGATACGTCGCGCTGGCCTACAACACCCTGAACACCAATCAGCTGACCTACAATCGCGCGCCCTACGGCGGACCGCGCCTCGGGGCCCTGACCGCCGATCAGGAGGCGACGCAGGCCAATCTGGGAGGCCGAGCCCGCGCCGAGGTCCAACTCAGCGACCAGTGGATCGCGGTGGCTGGCATCAGCGCCGAGAACACCACGATCAAAGGGCGCAACATGACCTACAGCTACACGGCCACGAGCACGACCACGACGCTGGCGAACGTGGACCGCAGCTTCCTCAACGTCGCCCCTGAGCTCTCGCTGCTCTACCGACCGAGCGAGGCGTGGCAGTTCCGCGGGCGGGTCGCGACCGGCTACAGCACTCCCACCGCCGGCAACCTGTTCATCACGCCCGCCGGCGTGCCCGGCAGCAACACCCAGCTTCAGACCCAGGAGAACCTTGGGTTCGATCTCGGTGCGGACTGGACCCCGACCGAGAACGTCCGCCTCAGCGTGACGGGCTTCTACGAGTTCTTCCGCAACGAGTTGATCTCGCAATCGCCAGGAGCTGGTCTCCTGAGCTACACCTTCAACGCACCCGCCTCGGAGCACCGTGGCATCGAGGTCGGCGCAAGCTGGGCGTTCGCCCCCGGTTGGAAGGCGACGGCGGCCTACACCTACGACGACCAGATCTACACCCGGTACGTCGAGCAACTCAGTGCCGGGACACGTACCGCGCAGTTCGACCGGGCCGGCAACAAGATCCCCGGCGTGCCGGCCAACCAGCTCCTCGCCCGCGTGGGTTACGACCAACTGACCGGACCGCTGGCAGGCCTGGGAGCCTACGTCGAGACGGTGTTCCAGGACGACTTCTTCATCGACAACGCCAACCAGCTCAGGGCGCCGGGCTACACCATCGTCAACCTGAACCTGCACTACGCCACGGAGCTAGCCGGCGGCTACGCGAAACGACTGAACCTCTTCTTCGAGGCCCGCAACGTCTTCGACAAGACCTACGTCGCCTCGGCTCAGAACCTGGCGAACTCAATCAGCGCGACGACCGGGCTGCAGAACGGGGCTAGCGTCCTGTCTGGGACAACGGGATCGGTGTTCGCCGGGACCCCGCGCAACTTCGTCGGTGGCATGAGGCTTTCTTTTTGA